CGGAACTATGGCATTATTTGAAAACTACGACCGCCGCATCGAAAAGATAAACAAGACGCTTGCGGAGTACGGCATCGGCTCCGTTGAAGAGAGCCGCGAGATCTGCAAAGCCGCCGGCTTCGATCCCTACGAGATCGCCAAGGGCATTCAGCCCATCTGCTTCGAGAACGTATGCTGGGCCTACTGCGTAGGCGCCGCCATCGCGCTGAAAGCCGGAGCAAAGAACGCCGAAGAAGCCGCGCGCTATATCGGCATCGGCCTGCAGAGCTTCTGCATCAACGGCTCCGTCGCCGAGAACCGCAAGGTCGGCATCGGCCACGGCAACCTCGCCGCGATGCTGCTCAGCGACGAGACCAAGTGCTTCGCCTTCCTCGCCGGCCACGAATCCTTCGCCGCCGCCGAAGGCGCCATCGGCATCGTCCGCAACGCCAACAAGGTCCGCAAGGAGCCCCTCCGCGTTATCCTCAACGGCCTCGGCAAGGACGCCGCGCAGATCATTTCCCGCATCAACGGCTTCACTTACGTCCAGACGCAGTATGACTACTACACCGGCGAGCTGAAGATCGTCCGCGAGATCCCCTACTCCAAGGGCGAGCGCGCCAACGTCCGCTGCTACGGCGCGGACGACGTCCGCGAGGGCGTCGCGATCATGCACAACGAGCACGTCGACGTTTCCATCACCGGCAACTCCACCAACCCCACCCGCTTCCAGCACCCCGTCGCAGGCACCTATAAGAAGGAATGCGTCGAACAGGGCAAGAAGTACTTCTCCGTCGCCTCCGGCGGCGGCACCGGCCGCACGCTGCATCCGGACAACATGGCCGCCGGCCCCGCCTCCTACGGCATGACCGACACCATGGGACGTATGCATTCCGACGCGCAGTTCGCCGGTTCCTCCTCCGTTCCGGCGCACGTCGAAATGATGGGCTTCCTCGGAATGGGAAACAACCCGATGGTCGGCGCCACCGTCGCCGTCGCCGTCGCGGTTCAGAACAGCCTGCACAGGGCCGGATTCTGATCAACGCCGATCACTTAATAACGCAAAAACAGCCGGTCGCTTGGCCGGCTGTTTTTTATTTCGTTTTTAATATCCGTGCTCCTCAAACTTAATCGTGTACGTTTCGCCCGGGGTAATGCCGCTGTAAATTGATATTTTCTCCTTAAACTTATCCCCTTCCGAGAGCGATGACAGATACAAACTACCGTCTTTAACTCTATACCCTTGACTATCATAGATTTTGTAATTGATTATGTCATACAACGACGAAGTCTTACCCTTGATTTTTACACCTAATACCTCTATTTCCAAACTCACAGTACTAAACGAACAATCAGAAGAATACTTGATTTCATCAATACGTACAGCGCCTTCAACCCTATTGCTATAATCTATAATATTCACTTCCGTTGGCAGTTCATCGCAAACGATCTTCACATCCTTGACGGGAAGACCGTAGTAAACATCGCAGCTGATCTCGTCAAATTCGACGATCCCCTCGCTGTACACCTTCAAATATGCTTTTCCGCTTGATGAAACGCCGGGCAGGACCGCGGATTTCGGGATCCTGACGCACGCGA
This portion of the Clostridia bacterium genome encodes:
- a CDS encoding GGGtGRT protein, which encodes MALFENYDRRIEKINKTLAEYGIGSVEESREICKAAGFDPYEIAKGIQPICFENVCWAYCVGAAIALKAGAKNAEEAARYIGIGLQSFCINGSVAENRKVGIGHGNLAAMLLSDETKCFAFLAGHESFAAAEGAIGIVRNANKVRKEPLRVILNGLGKDAAQIISRINGFTYVQTQYDYYTGELKIVREIPYSKGERANVRCYGADDVREGVAIMHNEHVDVSITGNSTNPTRFQHPVAGTYKKECVEQGKKYFSVASGGGTGRTLHPDNMAAGPASYGMTDTMGRMHSDAQFAGSSSVPAHVEMMGFLGMGNNPMVGATVAVAVAVQNSLHRAGF